In Opitutaceae bacterium TAV5, one genomic interval encodes:
- a CDS encoding flagellar motor switch protein FliG, whose amino-acid sequence MADIDYHNLSRLQKLAVFLIVIGPEAAAEVLKHFEDPEIEQLCREMGQFTLVSDAVRQHAIDEFTPIVGEGLLSTLGGLEFARRALEIARGEYKAQTLLTRVGASTALSSGDVLADIAEMEGRQIYNLVKEEQPQTIAFVLSYLEPAKATEIFSLIEPDSRDEILERLGTIDSTSLALVGKVVRNLGRHFDRKIAPSFHHSGGVRAVADLLNGIDKDSSKALLTRLEERNSQLGAAIRRKMFSFEDIRRLSTMDLQRVLREVEASQLAVAMKSATEALREKIYSSLSKRAGEGLRDEISMLGPVRLRDVEAAQDAIIQTVRLMEEEGAISLDGGEAAMVT is encoded by the coding sequence ATGGCCGACATCGACTACCACAACCTCTCCCGTCTTCAGAAACTGGCGGTGTTTCTCATCGTCATCGGCCCCGAGGCGGCGGCCGAGGTGCTGAAGCATTTCGAGGACCCCGAGATCGAGCAGCTCTGCCGCGAGATGGGGCAGTTCACGCTGGTCAGCGACGCCGTGCGCCAGCATGCCATCGACGAGTTCACGCCGATCGTCGGCGAGGGCCTGCTCTCCACCCTCGGCGGCCTCGAGTTCGCCCGCCGGGCGCTCGAGATCGCCCGGGGCGAATACAAGGCGCAGACGCTGCTCACCCGCGTCGGCGCCAGCACGGCGCTTTCTTCCGGCGACGTTCTCGCGGACATCGCCGAGATGGAGGGTCGGCAGATTTACAACCTCGTCAAGGAAGAGCAGCCGCAGACCATCGCCTTTGTCCTCTCGTATCTGGAACCGGCCAAGGCCACGGAGATTTTTTCGCTGATCGAGCCCGACAGCCGCGACGAGATCCTCGAACGTCTCGGCACGATCGACAGCACCTCGCTCGCGCTCGTGGGCAAGGTCGTGCGCAACCTCGGCCGGCACTTCGACCGCAAGATCGCGCCGTCCTTCCACCACAGCGGCGGCGTGCGCGCCGTGGCCGATCTGCTCAACGGCATCGACAAGGATTCGTCCAAGGCGCTGCTCACCCGCCTCGAGGAGCGCAACAGCCAGCTCGGCGCGGCGATCCGGAGAAAAATGTTCAGCTTCGAGGACATCCGCCGCCTCTCGACGATGGACCTCCAGCGCGTGCTGCGCGAGGTCGAGGCGTCGCAACTGGCGGTCGCCATGAAGTCCGCCACCGAGGCGTTGCGGGAAAAAATCTACTCCTCCCTCTCGAAGCGGGCCGGCGAGGGCCTGCGCGACGAAATCTCCATGCTCGGCCCGGTGCGCCTGCGCGATGTCGAGGCCGCGCAGGACGCGATCATCCAGACCGTCCGCCTCATGGAAGAGGAAGGCGCGATCTCCCTCGATGGCGGCGAAGCCGCGATGGTCACCTGA
- a CDS encoding chemotaxis protein CheB: MMPHSPRPGKPVRVLVVDDSAVVRHLVSDALSRDPDIEVAGTAMDPYIARDKILRLQPDVLTLDLEMPRMDGLTFLRILMAEHPLPVVIMSSLTQQGSHQALDALRLGAVDVIGKPDGPFSFGELGSQLVAKVKAAAHARVRRGDAGALRPGESMFGAAGVPAKPATPPDPGRCALPPPLPPGPGAAPAPVPAPGGPVVSVSPLPAPSPPPAAPLRYAGPAPSPRRLIVLGASTGGTEALRQVLTRLPGGLPPVAIVQHIPATFSRAFAERLGKLCAFEVREAVDGDLLLPGVALVAPGNLHLLVEPRPPGAAPAGGVWRVRVVDGPRVWHQRPAVDLLFRSAAECAGRHAIAGVLTGMGKDGADGLLRLRRAGAVTFAQDEASCIVYGMPRVAWETGAAQRQVALDDIPDFLLRAVADGAPARAVT, translated from the coding sequence ATGATGCCACACTCTCCCCGCCCCGGAAAACCTGTCCGCGTTCTCGTCGTGGATGATTCCGCCGTCGTCCGCCACCTCGTCAGCGACGCCCTCTCCCGCGATCCCGACATCGAGGTCGCCGGCACCGCGATGGATCCGTACATCGCGCGCGACAAGATCCTGCGGCTGCAACCCGACGTGCTCACGCTCGATCTCGAGATGCCCCGGATGGACGGGCTCACGTTCCTGCGCATTCTCATGGCCGAGCATCCCTTGCCGGTCGTCATCATGAGCTCGCTCACGCAACAGGGTTCGCACCAGGCGCTGGACGCGCTGCGGCTCGGCGCGGTCGATGTGATCGGCAAGCCCGACGGCCCCTTCTCGTTCGGCGAACTGGGCTCGCAACTGGTCGCCAAGGTCAAGGCCGCCGCGCACGCGCGCGTTCGCCGGGGAGACGCGGGCGCGTTGCGCCCCGGCGAATCCATGTTCGGCGCGGCCGGCGTCCCGGCGAAACCGGCAACGCCCCCCGACCCCGGCCGGTGCGCTCTCCCGCCCCCCCTGCCGCCGGGGCCGGGTGCGGCCCCCGCCCCGGTTCCCGCTCCCGGCGGACCGGTCGTTTCCGTCTCCCCGCTTCCGGCTCCATCCCCTCCGCCGGCCGCGCCCCTGCGCTACGCGGGGCCGGCGCCCTCGCCCCGGCGGCTTATCGTGCTCGGAGCCTCGACCGGCGGCACCGAAGCGCTGCGCCAGGTGCTCACCCGGCTGCCCGGCGGCCTGCCGCCCGTCGCCATCGTGCAACACATCCCGGCAACCTTTTCCCGAGCCTTCGCCGAACGCCTCGGCAAACTCTGCGCGTTCGAGGTGCGCGAGGCCGTGGACGGCGACCTGCTGCTGCCCGGCGTGGCGCTCGTCGCGCCGGGCAATCTCCATCTGCTCGTCGAACCCCGCCCGCCGGGCGCCGCTCCCGCGGGCGGCGTCTGGCGCGTGCGCGTCGTCGACGGCCCGCGCGTCTGGCACCAGCGTCCGGCGGTAGACCTGCTTTTCCGCTCGGCCGCCGAATGCGCCGGCCGGCATGCCATCGCCGGGGTGCTCACCGGCATGGGCAAGGACGGCGCCGACGGCCTGCTCCGGCTGCGCCGTGCCGGGGCGGTGACGTTTGCCCAGGACGAGGCGAGTTGCATCGTCTACGGCATGCCGCGTGTGGCCTGGGAAACGGGAGCCGCGCAGCGCCAGGTGGCGCTCGACGACATCCCCGACTTTCTCCTCCGGGCGGTGGCGGACGGGGCGCCCGCCCGCGCGGTCACCTGA
- a CDS encoding flagellar M-ring protein FliF, whose product MTSFLQSLTALWKQLGLNQRISLIVATLAVTGAVAALVVWSRQPDYRLLYGRLADKDSAAIVSTLQAQGVAYRLTPDGAGVYVPATQVHRLRMELAGKGLPGGEGVGFEIFDKGQFGLSDFVQRTNYTRALQGELARTISQLDGVARARVMIVQPENRLLLIDQGVKPTASVFVELSAPRLDTEAVNSIRNLVANAVQGLSPDQVAVVDQKGRVLSAELQDDPTLANASSQMRYRQQVEEYFARKVESLLAPVVGPGNAVVRVSATIDTEAATRVEERYDPDVQVVRTQTTTEDVTNSSEARAGGTVGVTANTGGPPPPTDQARPTVTNDQTRKNRTLSYEINRTLTNTTRAPGTIRSLTAAVFVAPRPAASADGEPAPRTEAELDALRQIVINALGLRASAMPGQRVEDLVALQEMPFRSAPVDERIEQLHTETRVQGWIEAASRYVAVAVALLVFLVFWRMLRRQRADTVPVELLDGAPAAAGAGEGGGAEKPGPLTPEMLNALIRQKPANIGAALRDWMTTKKS is encoded by the coding sequence ATGACGTCCTTCCTTCAGTCGCTGACCGCTCTCTGGAAACAGCTCGGGCTCAACCAGCGCATTTCCCTGATCGTCGCCACCCTCGCCGTGACCGGCGCGGTCGCGGCGCTCGTGGTCTGGTCGCGCCAGCCCGATTACCGGCTGCTTTACGGCCGGCTGGCCGACAAGGATTCCGCCGCCATCGTCAGCACGCTCCAGGCGCAGGGCGTGGCGTATCGCCTCACGCCGGACGGCGCCGGCGTTTACGTGCCCGCCACCCAGGTGCACCGGCTGCGCATGGAGCTCGCCGGCAAGGGGCTGCCCGGCGGCGAGGGTGTCGGCTTCGAGATTTTCGACAAGGGCCAGTTCGGCCTCAGCGATTTTGTACAGCGCACCAACTACACCCGCGCCCTCCAGGGCGAACTGGCGCGCACCATCTCGCAGCTCGACGGCGTGGCGCGCGCCCGCGTCATGATCGTGCAGCCTGAAAACCGCCTCCTGCTCATCGACCAAGGCGTGAAGCCCACCGCCTCCGTCTTCGTGGAACTCTCCGCGCCCCGGCTCGACACCGAGGCGGTCAACTCGATCCGCAACCTCGTGGCCAACGCCGTGCAGGGCCTCTCGCCCGACCAGGTCGCCGTCGTCGACCAGAAGGGCCGCGTGCTCTCGGCCGAGTTGCAGGACGACCCGACGCTCGCCAACGCCTCCAGCCAGATGCGCTACCGCCAGCAGGTGGAGGAGTATTTCGCGCGCAAGGTCGAGTCGCTGCTCGCGCCGGTCGTCGGCCCGGGCAACGCCGTCGTGCGCGTCTCCGCCACGATCGACACCGAGGCCGCGACGCGCGTCGAGGAGCGGTACGATCCCGACGTGCAGGTCGTGCGCACGCAGACCACGACCGAGGACGTGACCAACTCCAGCGAAGCCCGCGCCGGCGGCACCGTCGGCGTGACGGCCAATACCGGCGGTCCGCCCCCGCCGACCGACCAGGCGCGTCCCACCGTCACCAACGACCAGACGCGCAAGAACCGCACACTTTCCTACGAGATCAACCGCACGCTCACCAACACCACCCGCGCCCCCGGCACGATCCGCAGCCTCACCGCCGCCGTCTTCGTCGCGCCGCGCCCCGCGGCCTCCGCGGACGGAGAGCCGGCGCCCCGCACCGAAGCCGAACTCGACGCCCTGCGGCAGATCGTCATCAACGCCCTCGGGCTCCGCGCCTCGGCCATGCCCGGCCAGCGGGTCGAGGATCTCGTCGCCTTGCAGGAGATGCCCTTCCGGAGCGCGCCGGTCGACGAACGTATCGAACAACTGCATACGGAGACGCGCGTGCAGGGCTGGATCGAGGCCGCGAGCCGCTATGTGGCGGTGGCCGTGGCGCTGCTCGTTTTCCTCGTCTTCTGGCGCATGCTCAGGCGCCAGCGCGCCGACACGGTGCCGGTCGAGCTGCTCGACGGCGCGCCCGCCGCCGCCGGGGCGGGCGAGGGCGGCGGCGCGGAAAAACCGGGGCCGCTCACCCCCGAAATGCTCAATGCGCTGATCCGCCAGAAACCCGCCAACATCGGCGCCGCCCTGCGCGACTGGATGACGACGAAAAAGAGCTGA
- a CDS encoding flagellar basal-body rod protein FlgC, giving the protein MQLLTGISASSSALNAQKTRLDIIAQNIANAHTTRGPDGRAYQRQTVSFEAELLDRTGRLDGMPLRAVRVSGVGNDPTPGQRIYDPQHPDADAGGMVTLPNVNLAWEMVDLITASRTYEANLEVVKSSRQLAMKAIEIGQ; this is encoded by the coding sequence ATGCAGCTCCTCACCGGCATCAGCGCCTCCTCCAGTGCGCTCAACGCGCAAAAAACCCGGCTCGACATCATCGCGCAAAACATCGCCAACGCGCACACCACGCGCGGCCCGGACGGCCGCGCCTACCAGCGCCAGACGGTGTCGTTCGAGGCCGAGCTTCTCGACCGGACCGGCCGGCTCGACGGCATGCCCCTGCGCGCGGTGCGCGTGAGCGGCGTGGGCAACGATCCCACGCCGGGCCAGCGCATCTACGATCCGCAGCATCCCGACGCCGACGCCGGCGGCATGGTGACGCTGCCCAATGTCAACCTCGCCTGGGAGATGGTCGATCTCATCACCGCCTCCCGCACCTACGAGGCCAATCTCGAGGTCGTGAAAAGCTCCCGGCAACTCGCGATGAAAGCGATCGAGATCGGCCAGTAA
- the fliI gene encoding ATP synthase (involved in type III protein export during flagellum assembly) translates to MSPSVASYVDVLRTQVRHAPAVRRLGRVTAVTGLVIESEGPHVGLGDICVLRSGRDDDFEVMAEVVGFRDERVLLMPLGETTGLHAGCPVAAGDRPPLPVAGPALLGRVLDAMGRPFDSGGPLPVRRAESSDSRPPHPLRRQRIREALPTGVRALDTFAPLGRGQRLGLFAGSGVGKSTLLGMIARGSAADVVVIGLVGERGREVREFLEKDLGPEGLARATVVVATSDTPAPLRLRAAFTATAIAEAWRDLGKNVLLLMDSVTRFAMAQREIGLAIGEPPATRGYTPSVFALLPRLLERTGAGETGSITALYTVLVEGDDMNEPVADAVRGILDGHLVLSRSLAHANHYPAIDVLESVSRLTNDICTAGEVESAARARELLALYRRNEDLITIGAWQKGANAALDRAVALHEPLRLFLRQRVDEIVPRGEAFARLGEVIA, encoded by the coding sequence ATGAGCCCTTCCGTTGCCAGTTATGTCGATGTGCTCCGCACCCAGGTGCGGCACGCCCCCGCCGTCCGGCGCCTCGGTCGCGTGACCGCGGTCACAGGACTCGTCATCGAATCCGAGGGACCCCATGTCGGCCTCGGCGACATCTGCGTGCTGCGCTCGGGCCGCGACGACGATTTCGAGGTCATGGCCGAGGTGGTCGGTTTCCGCGACGAACGCGTGCTCCTCATGCCGCTCGGCGAGACCACCGGCCTGCACGCCGGTTGTCCGGTGGCCGCCGGCGACCGTCCGCCGCTGCCCGTGGCCGGCCCTGCCTTGCTCGGCCGCGTGCTCGACGCGATGGGCCGCCCTTTCGACTCGGGCGGGCCGCTGCCCGTGCGCCGTGCCGAATCCTCCGATTCCCGGCCGCCGCATCCGTTGCGCCGCCAGCGCATCCGCGAGGCGCTGCCGACCGGTGTGCGCGCGCTCGACACTTTCGCGCCGCTCGGCCGCGGCCAGCGGCTCGGGCTCTTCGCCGGTTCCGGCGTGGGCAAGTCCACGCTGCTCGGCATGATCGCGCGCGGCTCGGCCGCCGACGTCGTGGTCATCGGCCTGGTCGGCGAGCGCGGGCGCGAGGTGCGCGAGTTTCTGGAAAAGGATCTCGGCCCCGAGGGGCTCGCCCGCGCCACCGTCGTGGTGGCCACCTCCGACACGCCGGCCCCGCTGCGCCTGCGCGCCGCGTTCACCGCCACCGCCATCGCCGAAGCCTGGCGCGATTTGGGGAAAAACGTGCTCCTGCTGATGGATTCCGTCACCCGCTTCGCGATGGCGCAGCGCGAGATCGGCCTGGCCATCGGCGAGCCGCCCGCGACACGCGGCTACACGCCCTCCGTCTTCGCGCTCCTGCCCCGCCTGCTCGAGCGCACCGGCGCCGGCGAGACCGGCTCCATCACCGCGCTCTACACCGTGCTCGTCGAGGGCGACGACATGAACGAGCCGGTGGCCGACGCCGTGCGCGGCATCCTCGACGGCCACCTCGTGCTTTCGCGCTCGCTCGCCCATGCCAACCATTATCCGGCCATCGACGTGCTCGAAAGCGTCAGCCGCCTCACCAACGACATCTGCACGGCCGGGGAAGTGGAGTCCGCCGCCCGCGCCCGCGAGCTGCTCGCGCTTTACCGGCGTAATGAAGATCTCATTACCATCGGCGCCTGGCAAAAAGGCGCGAACGCCGCGCTCGACCGCGCGGTGGCCCTGCACGAACCGCTCCGCCTGTTCCTCCGCCAGCGCGTGGACGAGATTGTGCCGCGCGGCGAGGCGTTTGCCCGGCTCGGGGAGGTGATCGCATGA
- a CDS encoding flagellar biosynthesis chaperone, whose protein sequence is MKRFRFSLQSVLTVRDIAEQQQRGKLALVLRAHAEAKVALEAARLRVVEAANELCAVRIRAFLAGEQPGFVRAWQTSCEAERRAVEALRLARESLAQARAGWIAARRNLQVLENLRQRARQRHRRECDRVEQMLLDEFASLRFARARIFPDS, encoded by the coding sequence ATGAAACGCTTCCGTTTTTCCCTGCAATCCGTGCTCACCGTGCGCGACATCGCCGAGCAGCAGCAGCGCGGCAAGCTCGCGCTCGTCCTGCGCGCCCACGCCGAGGCGAAGGTGGCGCTGGAGGCCGCGCGCCTTCGCGTGGTGGAGGCGGCCAACGAACTCTGCGCGGTGCGCATCCGCGCTTTTCTCGCGGGCGAGCAGCCCGGTTTCGTGCGGGCGTGGCAGACGTCGTGCGAAGCGGAGCGACGCGCCGTGGAGGCGCTGCGCCTCGCCCGCGAGTCCCTCGCGCAGGCCCGCGCCGGCTGGATCGCAGCCCGCCGCAACCTGCAAGTGCTCGAAAACCTCAGGCAACGCGCCCGCCAGCGTCATCGCCGCGAGTGCGACCGCGTGGAGCAGATGCTCCTCGACGAGTTCGCCTCCCTGCGGTTCGCCCGCGCCCGCATTTTTCCGGATTCATGA
- a CDS encoding chemotaxis protein CheR encodes MRRYPEAQDARHIVISDTEYQFIRELVYRRSRINLGPGKQELVSARLGKRLRATRLSSIGEYCRLLRAPGGEDEVGHLIDAISTNHTYFFREESHFATLRELILPELLARRAREHWPALRVWSAACSSGEEPWSIAITLDRQLHGADAWPWTVQASDISARVLARARAGVYPPESLARMDPALAKAYFETGYAGAAEGLCRVRPALAARVQFARSNLLAGAPPFAGPFHVIFCRNVMIYFDRPTQEELIGRLTRQLVPGGWLLVGHSESLSGLSHSLRMIRPATWRAPDAAARHDR; translated from the coding sequence ATGCGCCGATATCCGGAAGCGCAGGACGCAAGACACATCGTGATATCCGACACCGAATACCAGTTCATCCGCGAACTCGTTTACCGGCGCAGCCGCATCAACCTGGGACCCGGCAAGCAGGAGCTTGTCTCCGCCCGGCTCGGCAAGCGGCTGCGCGCCACCCGGCTGTCCTCGATCGGCGAGTATTGCCGGCTCCTCCGGGCGCCCGGCGGGGAGGACGAGGTCGGGCACCTGATCGACGCCATCTCCACCAACCACACGTATTTTTTCCGCGAGGAGAGCCACTTCGCCACCCTGCGCGAACTGATCCTGCCCGAGCTCCTCGCGCGACGCGCGCGCGAACACTGGCCGGCGCTGCGCGTGTGGAGCGCCGCCTGTTCGAGCGGCGAGGAGCCCTGGTCCATCGCCATCACGCTCGACCGGCAACTGCACGGAGCCGATGCATGGCCATGGACCGTCCAGGCCAGCGACATCTCCGCGCGCGTCCTCGCGCGGGCCAGGGCCGGCGTCTATCCGCCCGAATCCCTCGCCCGGATGGACCCGGCGCTGGCCAAGGCGTATTTCGAAACCGGTTACGCGGGCGCGGCGGAGGGGCTTTGCCGCGTGCGCCCGGCGCTGGCCGCTCGCGTGCAGTTCGCCCGGAGCAACCTGCTCGCCGGCGCGCCGCCGTTTGCCGGACCGTTTCACGTCATTTTTTGCCGCAACGTCATGATCTACTTCGACCGACCGACCCAGGAGGAGCTGATCGGCCGCCTCACCCGCCAGCTCGTGCCCGGCGGATGGCTGCTGGTCGGACACTCCGAAAGCCTCTCCGGCCTCTCCCATTCGCTCCGGATGATCCGTCCCGCCACCTGGCGCGCTCCCGATGCCGCCGCCCGACACGACCGGTAA
- a CDS encoding flagellar basal-body rod protein FlgB, with product MIEPVFQPDNYQLARKLLDAAVLRHEAIASNIANAETPGYRRVDVSGDFATALRARFTQAAGAGPDAGRASLADLEPRLVEDASVRTIRPDGNSVELEGELLAMSRNNVEYNFLADVVGRHIKHLKLAISGRTT from the coding sequence ATGATCGAACCCGTTTTTCAGCCCGACAATTACCAGCTGGCGAGGAAGCTTCTGGATGCCGCCGTGCTGCGTCACGAGGCCATCGCGTCCAACATCGCCAACGCCGAGACGCCGGGTTACCGCCGGGTGGATGTCTCCGGCGACTTTGCGACGGCGTTGCGGGCGCGCTTCACGCAGGCCGCCGGCGCCGGGCCGGACGCGGGCCGCGCGAGCCTGGCCGACCTCGAACCCCGTCTGGTCGAGGACGCCTCCGTGCGCACGATCCGGCCCGACGGCAACTCGGTGGAGCTGGAAGGCGAGCTGCTCGCGATGAGCCGCAACAACGTCGAGTACAATTTCCTGGCCGACGTCGTCGGCCGCCACATCAAGCACCTCAAGCTCGCCATCAGCGGGCGCACTACCTGA
- a CDS encoding flagellar biosynthesis/type III secretory pathway protein — protein MSTAAATRTFVLRFDRPLAGAAPVPAANGATSSATAATGARPSAADELAAARARGYREGEEAARAAAGRELAALREEMRSVQQGLFARLAGMDEILLAQMRAALPPLAIEVGRRLLAGFEPPEGFVERICREALDQLCPEREGLELVVCPRDAAIVKKLVPEWRNHFPGLKVTRDDTLAPGDCLVRSRFGLTDARASTRLETLRRELVAPSS, from the coding sequence ATGAGCACCGCCGCCGCCACTCGCACCTTTGTCCTCCGCTTCGACCGCCCGCTGGCCGGAGCCGCGCCCGTCCCTGCCGCGAACGGCGCCACCTCCTCCGCGACGGCCGCGACCGGAGCGCGTCCTTCCGCCGCCGACGAACTCGCCGCCGCCCGCGCCCGCGGATACCGCGAGGGCGAGGAAGCCGCCCGCGCCGCCGCCGGCCGTGAACTCGCGGCGCTGCGCGAGGAAATGCGCTCCGTGCAGCAGGGTCTCTTCGCCCGGCTTGCGGGCATGGATGAAATCCTGCTCGCGCAGATGCGCGCCGCGCTGCCGCCGCTCGCCATCGAAGTCGGCCGCCGCCTGCTCGCCGGGTTCGAGCCGCCCGAGGGATTTGTCGAGCGGATCTGCCGCGAGGCGCTCGACCAGCTTTGCCCGGAACGCGAGGGACTCGAACTCGTCGTGTGCCCGCGCGATGCCGCCATCGTCAAAAAACTCGTGCCCGAATGGCGCAACCATTTCCCCGGCCTCAAGGTCACGCGCGACGACACGCTCGCGCCCGGCGATTGTCTCGTGCGCTCGCGGTTCGGCCTCACCGACGCGCGCGCCTCCACCCGCCTCGAAACCCTCCGCCGCGAACTCGTCGCCCCGTCCTCATGA
- a CDS encoding flagellar hook-basal body protein: MPIVGIISPAAVRAPGFPEYDALARLAPAPAASPAADTAGQASPASAANGAAAIDFGVLLEKAVNAVNDRQQAATEATRAVLLGESDKLHQSVIAAQEASVAFSLMVEVRNKVVEGYQELMRMSI, from the coding sequence ATGCCTATCGTCGGAATCATCTCGCCCGCAGCGGTCCGCGCTCCCGGATTTCCCGAATACGACGCCCTTGCCCGGCTGGCGCCGGCCCCGGCGGCCTCTCCCGCGGCCGATACCGCCGGCCAGGCCTCCCCCGCCTCCGCGGCCAACGGCGCCGCCGCCATCGATTTCGGCGTATTGCTCGAAAAAGCGGTCAACGCCGTCAACGACCGCCAGCAGGCCGCCACGGAAGCCACCCGCGCCGTCCTGCTCGGCGAGAGCGACAAACTCCACCAGAGCGTGATCGCGGCGCAGGAAGCCTCGGTCGCCTTCAGCCTCATGGTCGAGGTGCGCAACAAGGTGGTCGAGGGTTACCAGGAGCTCATGCGCATGTCGATCTGA